A segment of the Bombus huntii isolate Logan2020A chromosome 14, iyBomHunt1.1, whole genome shotgun sequence genome:
AACTACGAGCGACTGCCGCGGACGTATTACCGCGAATCACTTTTTGCCGGAATCTCGCCGACTTTGCCGCTATCGTGAATTTAGCGCGTATCTTGAATTTTCTTCGTAGACTTGGTTCGCCGAAGGGAACCGGTGTGTCTCTGGTTTCATGGTCGCGCTTCTCCGACCGACCCTCGGTAACCCCGTTTATTCCTCGTTGCTTGCAACGCGTTTCGGTCGATCGCGAAACATACGAGATACCGTTTCCGGCAAGTTCGACTCGCGGCAGAGTTTCGCTTTCTCGACAGAGGCTGGAGTCGCGTCCGCGACCTCTCGCAGCTTTTCCCCGTGTTCGAGGAAACGAACCGCGCTGCGAGATACGCCTGGAAACCGCCGCGATTATTATTTTACCTTCGCCACGAACCACCGCGGCCTGGCTAGTTTATTTTAATCGGACAACTCGATTTAGTCCGCGATTGAACACGCTTTTTGCGTTACGTTCTATCTCCGCTTTTTCATTTCCTCCTATCGACCACAAGGGAGGATATCGAATCGACGCGACGCGACCAGCCCGTTTCCACGCTTACGTCGATCCCCGTTTTTTCTcgctttttattttaaaccacCACGCCGCTCGTACTTTTATTCGCGGCCGCTCGTAGCGTGAAATTTAGCGAGTAAATTCTACAGCTGCCGATCCAGATAGGAAAAAGACACTGCTGTGTACATGCTGGAACGACGAAACGAAAGACAAAGCCGTTGAAAAACGTTCTTGAAGGTGAAACGCGTAGAGACACGGGGGGGATCCGCATCGATAACACGCGGGTCCGTTTCATTCCTTCGCGGATCAGGCAAATTCGCGTTTTTATGGACGcgcgttaaataaaaattaaataaagatcCCTTAAATCGAAGAATATCTTTCATACACGTTGCATTCGTGACAAACAAATAGATAGATATTGGTAAAAATGCTTTCGTGAGTCACCGCGCAGTCAAGTCGAATTTCACCTTCTCTTTTCAACGTTCTCCTGCCCACGTGCCAGGAATGCAACCGAGCCGAGACGAGAGAACGGAATGCGAAATCCAGCTTTCCTCTTGACGTAACGAATCGTTAAACGCTCGAgtcaatttttaaagaaaaggACGGACGATGGGTTTTGAACGATTTCCAAATTCGGCCTAGAAAGATaggagagaaaaggaaagagggCATGTACAGTTGGAACGTACGTAACACGAAGCGTAGAAAATCACTTTCGTCCTCTTTCCTTCCCTTTCTTTCCCCGATAGAAAGATTCTGCTCGCGTCCAGCATTCCGGACGAGTTCTGCTCGTTGCACGGCGCAGCAAAGGTCGGCTAATCAATTTGGTTGACTCTCGGACAAGAATTTTAGCCGACGGAACAGAGAAACGCGAAAGAAAATCGAATCCGATCGATCAAGCCCGAGACGACGTGGCCCATTAAGCTCGCGCCGAGGAATTAACTGGAAGAAACGAATTACCACGAGGAAGCAATCGCGAGCGATGCGTCTTCCGTTTGATTACGCAAAAACATGCCGACGCTAAATCAACCGGTACACAGAGTGGTCTCTGCGACCATATTGCGATTTCTATCGTCGCGTCAGCTCGACCAATTTGcgaggaaattaattttttgccAAGCCAGAAGGGACAAAAACCTTTTAACTTTCGCCGTGGACAGCCGTAAACGCGCGGGCAGTTAGAAGCAACGAGTGGCGAATAACGAGACGTATGAAAGGTATCGCGTGATTCATCGGGCAATGTTACTGTTCACGCGTAAATCACGCAAGTTTCCAGCCTTTCGCACGGTATCATCAACGTTCTTACGTAATTTTCCGATGCTTTTCCGCTTGCCAGACAACCATGCAAGCCGTCCTGGGCTAATTTGGAGAATTCTGAGAACTAGAGAATTCTGATACGCGAAAAACATTCGTAACTCTACTGCGATGTAAAAATACGCGTCAGGTAAACCCGATCGCACGCGGTTGAAAGCAGTTCTCACTTCGCGCAACGTTTCCCTCGTTTCTTGCGAAACGAGACAGTGCAATTACTCTCTCTGTGCCTCTGATCACCGTGGGCCAGAATCGCTACGATTATTGCGTACGTTTCGCGCGATCTTCTCCTCCGCCTGACGGATGAGacggaagaaggaaaaaagaaaaggatagAAATTCGATGGAAACGAAGATCTACGAGACGCGAGAGAGCGTTGCATCGAGGCCGATGCGACGATCGAGTCGCGCGTTTCGCGAGTGAACGTCCGTCGGCCTTGAGCCAGACGTCCACCGTCCGTCCACGTGACGTTTCCTTCGTATCCGGGCCACGTCCCATTTTTTTCGCGAAAATAATCCTTTCCGTAAACAGCTGCACTTTCAACTTGCTCACCGTTTGCTCCTGCCACACTAAGAATATATATCCAGCAGAGGAGCAGCCTTCGGGGTCCGGTCTCCATGTCAAGCTGGCCGACGTTACCGATATTCTACGAATATTCTTGGAATTGAGGGAAAGGGGCGTAAAAGGGACAAGAGCGGGAAAAGGGAGAGAGAACAgggaagaaggagaaggaagGTGGGAAGAAAGGGACGACGCGACGTTTTCGCTCTAACCACGAGAATCTCTCATTTAGTCGGATCGTTGGATCTGCTCGAGAATCAGCTGTCTCGACGTCCTTGGGCGTTCACTTTTAAAGCGATATCGATATTCGTGCGATACGACGCGGTATTACGCGGTATTGCGCGATTCCGATGGAATACGGATAAACACGGAGGAAGAAGCGGCGAGACGCGACGACGCGATCGAGTCGGAGTTGTTCTCCGTGCGAGAACGCGAGAGACACTGACGGGCCCGGGCAGTGGCGGTGGCGGCAGAGTTCGAATCGCACACACCGACACACCGGACCCACACGGTACACGGACCGCGCGCAGCCGGACGTCGACGCGGAACGGGGCAACATCTTTTTAACGGCGCGCACGTGAGATCCGTCCGATGGTACGTTGTGCAGCAGGTACCCTTGCCGCTGATACCGACATTTTTCGCAACCGCTGGCTTAACCTCTGTCTGGCGGTCCACGCCGGTATCCTGCGATATCCGTCCGAAAGAAACACGGATAAAGCCAATAACGCTGCGGCAGTCTCGAGCTCGCTCCTATCGTACCGGTGAAATTGGCCCGCAGTGGAAACGATCCGAACGTGGTTTTCGACGGGTTAAAGATCGTCTCAGGTCCGTATCCCGAGACGGATTATATACAACTCTCGTTTACCAGAGACGAATGCAGCGATAGACACGGTTTTCCACGATGTGGATGTAACTTGCGccgaaagaaaggaagaattCGCTTTGGTAGAGCGAATTTTCCACGTAACGCGGTCTCGTCGATAGGTTTGAACGTAACGTTTCGCTGTAACGGAGTCAGGGTTGCAAGAGTGTCAGGCTAATTGCTCGGCGGATCGATCGGCGCGCGCGGCAAGATCGATGAGAGCGATACGCTGCAAGAGATTACTCTTTCCTCCCACGAGTAGCTGGCGCGAAGTTGCTGGAGAATCAACGAGCCGTACATTTTGGGCCCGAGGAATCGTTCGATGTTTCAGCCGCGACTGGTACTCTGTATTTTCGTTGGTACTACGAAATCGAGTCACGTAGCCTTTTCGAGGATCCTCCCGTTGCGTTGGAACGCtgctttttattttgcaaGCGCGAACTCGCCGTCTCGCCGTAGGCGTACAGGTCCACGAGCAGAGACGCGACGTTGGGCCTTACATGGATCCGGTGTGAGTCACTGCCCAAAGTGGACTATGTAAATGCGTTCAGCCAGTACGAAGAAACTGGTCGCCTGTTTATCGCGCTAAATCTTCCCTTGGAAATCTTCCagcgtttctttttttttttttttttttacatctATTTATAACTGGCTCTCGCTGCCATGGATATGAACCACGAACCGGAATAAGTAATTGGAAATCGATACGTTGAACGAAGCTGGTCCGCCTGCAAAAATATCCATGATTTATAGAAGGGTGGTCGTTGatcgataattaattatcgCATTAGCGGAGGAAGCGGCGACTGTCGGGTCAACGAAACCGAGGCTCGCCGCGTCTCGTTCGACCGCGAGGATGAGACGCGCATAAATTTATTCAGGCAAAACAGCCTTGGGGCCTTATGGCCGAGCCGAGGCCAGACAAACGGATGTCTGCCTCTGATAGACACTGGCGTCGTTCGTGCCCGCTCGTGCACGATCGTGCACTCTCGTGTACGGTACCTGGACGAGCCACGCCATACTCCAGGCCTCCAGGTGAAAGTGTCCAAGGATTTCGTAACGAGCAACCGATTGCGATTACGCTCGCTACGAGAAATCGTTTGGCTCCGTAACGATCGCCACGGCTCGATGCTAATTGGGCTCCATCCTCGGACACTGCCTCGAAAAACATTCGATAATTAAAGCGATCGCACGAAAGTCTACGACATTTCCGGTAACGTGTTATCAAGGATCCATTCCTACCTTGCGCTAACAGCGCAAATAACAAGATCAGCGACAAGACGGAGAGATAACGAGAGAAAGGAGGGAGAGAAAGATTCGGTTCCGTCTTGTCCTACTCGGATCCCATCTTTCCCCGCGTAATCCAATTTATCCGTTTCTAGTTGTTGCAGATTATTATTCCGCGCCGAAGAAATTACCGTGGGCAAGGTATCTCGTTTGCGTCCACTTTTCATCGTTTTATTGTTCTGCTCTTTCAAAAAAATCGGGCTAAATCTTAGGATACCATTAAAGTACTCTTTACCATGTTACACGGTCGGTTTTTAAACCGTTTCGTTGCTTTGAGAAAATTCAAGGATACGATGTTCGCTTGGAGTACGGAGCAGGATGAACACGGTTCTTCCTCGAAGCGTTCGCTCGGAATCAAAATTTAAGCATTACGTTGTACCTCAAATATTTGAGAGGAAATTCCTTtggattttttcttttttttttcttcttcttcttctttttttgccAAAAGAATCCAGACTTTTTTCTCGTCTAAGAGCGGATGCTCGAAAAAGtaaattatcttttttctttgcgTAGAGGCGATAACGATCGTGCGCGTTGCGCGTTTACCGATCCAAAGTCCCGTTAATCGTCAACGAAACAGGATGGTCACGTCCCTCCTTGTTACGTATCTGGCGAATTCTGCGACATCGCGAGGAAGACCACCGAACCGAAGGCCGAATAATGGCCGATAGAGCGAACGATAGGAAGGAAGAGCCGAGCGAAACGTGTCGCGTGGATGATCGTGATCGACGCTGACGCCATTAATCTTCCTGGCGGATCGTTTTGCGGAAGCGACAACTTCCACGGGACTTGGGCCTCATTAGAAAGACCCCGAGCCGTTCCTCTTCCTCCGGGATAACCGTGGATGCTAATTATAACACGCGGAATAATGAAATCATCTTACTACGCGCGGCTCGCGAGCCCGCTGACTTCCTTGAGAACTTTTTCAACCGGGCCTGCGAGAGAAACGCCTTTATTAACGACGGGACAACGCTCCGCGAGGAATTAGGTTCGTGGGATTAGACGACCAAGGTTATTAAGACAAATTGTCCGCTAATCGTCTACAACTCTCAACCACCTAACGATCTCCAATTACCTACCCTCCACTCTTTTTATCCTTCGTCTCGATCCTATCGTCTCCGATACCGACCGATCGGTTTCGTTCGGTCCCTGCCGACAAATCGCCTGCGTCTCGTGTCATATTTCTTCGTCCAGAGTGAACAACGAGAATCGTAGTACCGATCAgcgattatattttacaaaaataaatacacgACGGTCAACGTCTTCGCGATGCGTACTGGTAAAACACAACCTATGTACAGCCACGATCCACGCCGGAACATTGATTTACGATCGTATCGTTATTTACACGGTTAGTCGTGGGAGCAGCGAGAGAATCGCGCGAAACATCTAGCACGATGTCGCCGCGCTCTTTTCTTCTGCCATCACGCTAGAGTACCGAAGGACACGGCGATTAGAATCAGGAACGCGTTCACTGCGAACCTCGACGTTGAAGAGTCGAGCCCGTGCTGCGCCAATATCCGACACTGGGAGCTTCGAAAATGCTTCACGTTCCCCTCCGAGTCTCTCGCCAGCACGCACAGCTCGTACTTTGTCCCGGAATCCTGTAACTCTGGAATTTTAAAGGACCTCTCGCTGTAGACGAGATCTTTCTCGATCGCGGACTTGCTGCTTCCAGATTCGCGAACCACCACGTAAAAGTCGCCGATGTCTTCTCGCGACGTCACGTACCACGTCGCCTTCCAGCTCTTGTCCTCCTCGTTGCTGCAAAATAATCGCAGCTGCGTGAAGGAAATGCCAACGCTTCGATCTATGCGAATCCAAGATCGATCGTTCTTTTCTAGAATACGTACTACTCGATATCTCGATACTTTACGTCCGGAGTGATGTCGAACTCGGGATACTCTTTCACTTCCCTCTGACCGCATGCCATCAGATCTTCAGTCACCTCGGTCAGCAGTTTGTTGGCCAGGAAACGCGGACTTTCGCAGCTAACGTTCGACCATTCCTTTGGTATTTCGGTATGAACGTTCAGCCATCGTTTCAACGGCCTCACGTAACAGTCGCAGTGCAATGGATTTCCTGAATAGCAATTggaaataatatatacaacgATACCTGATTctcgataataataatatctcgAAAAAAGTAATTTCCTAACGACGTTAGCggttattaaaaataatgatcGATAGAATCGTATTTAACAttttgctctctctctctttctctgtgtTAAGAGATATCGATGTTTGGCTACTCGTTCCTTACCATTATATTGAAGCTTCGTGCTATTTTCTATGATCTTCATGAACATATCGTTGAACACTCCGATCGAGTTGGATTTCACGTCGAGAATCTTCAATTTCGCCAACGGAAGGATCTTGTTCAAGGGTACGTGAGTCAGGCGGTTGTGACTCAGGTACAGATTAGTCAAATTCTTCGGAGGATCAAAGATATCCGGTTCTGAGAGGTCGTTGATCTCGTTGTAGGAGAGGTCCAGCGTTCGCATCGCTGTCAAGTTCCCAATCACGTCTAGAATAATCGAGAAGGACGAAAAGATATTGAATGAATACCGAAAAAGTAATATACGGTTCGCCGCTTAACTCGATTTAATGTGGcaaaaaatgaagaattttaatcgtCTCCGAGAACCTTCGAAACTATCATCTTTTCACGAAACACAATAATCATTTCGTATCTCAACTTTTTTCAattctttcttaattttttttcttttttcttttttgttaaaCTATTGGATTATCGTGAAAATGAATTCGCGGACTCTTCTGTATACTCACATCTTCGAATCTCGTTGATGTTATTATGACTGATATTCAAGTACTGCAACTTTTTCGTTCCTACAGTGAGTTCGTGCGTCAACACAGGCATGGTGTTGTACGAAAGATCGACTTCTTTCAGCCGATAAGGGATCCAAGGATCGTTGGGAAACGTTTTCTTCGTAATAAAAGATATCCTATTGTGACTGAGATTGAGTCTCTCCAGAGACAAACAATCGTCCAGAAGCCCGTGGGTTTTGTTATCCAGTCGTTCCAACTTGTTGTGAGAAAGGTCCAAAGACCTCAAAGAGACGAGACTCTGAAACGCTCCATTGGGGATGTGGATGAGTTTATTGCTCGTCAAATTCAGCGTCAACAATTGCAACAGTCCCTCGAAAGCTCGAGTGCTCACGTTCGATATCCGATTGTTCGCTAGATTCAGTTCGAACACTATTGGAAGACGTCCAAACGCGGACTTTCCCAATTCGGTTAGCTGGTTGTGCTGAAATTATCGTCGGCGTTAAGTTAAATCACCTTGCTCGTCAAGTTGCAACGTGATATTTAACTTAACTTATGATAGCATATAAAAGATCGTTGAACCTGCATATAAAGATACTGCAAGCTAGTTAGAGTGCTTAGTGCCTCCCACGGTGGCCTCGTCATGTTGTTCGACTGCAGGTTCAAAGTCCTCAAGGTAAGCAGGTTTTCGAAGCTGCCATGTTTCAGGTTATCGCCCAATCGATTCCCCGAAAGGTCCAGCGAGAGAAGAGCGTTCATCGTGGGCCATACGTCCATCGTTGGAATTTCCTCCAGCCAATTTTCGGAAAAATCTAAGCTACCGAGGGAAATAGGCAACTGGAAGATCTTCGTCAATCGATTATTCCTGACGGACAGGCTCCTGCAAGTTAACGCGACTTTTTATTCGATGCCATGGTTATTTTTAGATAGTTCAAGCGAATTCGAACGAGTTTTGTTTATTCATTTGTTCGTAAAATCATCGATTACCTGCAGCTTGGCAATCTGGTTAAACTGCCACGAGCGATATCGTTCAATTGATTGTAACTCATGTCCAAGTCCAACAGCGTCGGCAGAGGACCGAACGTGGACGGTTTTATCTTCTCCAGGGAATTGTACGATAGATTTAAGAAACGAAGACTGAAGAGAGTCTGAAATACGGCGTTGTGGATCTCGGACAAGTTGTTATGGGACAGATCGATCGTGTGCAGCTCGTATAGCTTGGGAAACGTCTGACGAGGCACCGAATGGATCAAATTGTGCGACACGTTGAGAACTTTCAGCCCGGTCATGTTGTGCAGCGGCACCTGCAATTATTAATGATCGTTTCGCTCCGGATTTCTTAGGGTTTCGATTGTCGAATTATTCGCCTCCGAGAGAGACCTGGTTGACCGCGGTGAATCGATTGTAGCTCAATCGCAGTTCCGTGGCGTAAGTTGCACTGTCGAACGAGTATCTGGAAATATTATCGAGCTTGTTGTGACTTAGATCCAGGATCGTGATGTTGACGCAGTTTTCGAAGGCGCCTGGTTCTATCTTTGAAATCTCGTTGCGTGATAAATTGATCTTCGCCAAGTAAAGATCTTTGAAAGACAGCTTTTCTACCACTGTCACGAAGTTCTCGGACACGTCCAACAGCTGCAACGAAAaacaaattgaatattttgcgTCCGCGTCCGCTTTACGCGGCTTTAAATTGCTCGGATCGTCCTCGAAGCCTCGATCGATGCTATTTCTCAGGATATCTACGATACTCGTACCTCTGCGAACTGTAGCTGATTAAACATCTGGAAGTCGAtctttttgataaaattccTAGCCAGATCGATGGTACCTATCCTGGTAACAGGGCCAAACGTACCTCTTCCAACGTCGTTTATCTGATTATCGCTCAAGTACAATCTTATCAGAAAGCGCATACCACGGAAGGTATTCGAGTCGAGTTTTCTGATTTTATTGTGGCTCAGATTGAGCACCTTCAGCAGCGAGTTCCTCGCGAACGTTCCCCTATAGACAAAGATATTCGTCGATCGATTAACGCGTTTTCATCGTTCATTCGTATTTGTTTCGCATAGGGAACAAAGCGCCGTTAGCGTACGGGAATCATTGGCAGACAGTTTACCTCTTTAAATCTGAAATGGCATTGTGAGACAAATTGCACCAGCCCATCTTCGTTAAGTCGGCCAAATGAGATCCATCGAGCTTGTTAATCCGATTGTGGGATAGATCTAGATATTCCGTGTCCCTCAAACCCTTGAATTGATTCCTCTTCAGCTCCTTAATCTCGTTGTCGTGAAGATCCAATCGCTTCAGTTTCTTCAGAGGAGCCAACGCTTCCACGGGCAAAGAAGTCAGAGTGCCTACGACAGTAAAATAACTGTGGGAAATCAGAGATACAATTCGTTCGCAAAATAGTACAGTACCGTTGCTGATCTCCAACTTTTCGATTTTAGCAGCAGCAATGCTGTCAGCGAAGCTGTCCATCGGTAGAGTGGAGATTCGATGGCCAACGATACTCAGGATGCTCAAATTGCCTAAAATTTGCAACGCCTGACGCGGGAATTTCTCTAGAGTGCTGTTTATCACGTATAGTTCTTGCAGAGTTCTGTTCACGCCGAGAAAACTGTGTTCTTCTATCAGTCTCAATGGAGTGTCGACGAACCTTAACACTCGAACGTCCAGAGGATAGAGAGCGGGCCCATAAAAACGTCCTTTAATCGTGACATAACGAATGCGATTTGCAAGGTAGCTCGATAGGTAGTACTTGTTCCACGTATTCGCAAAGTGTAAACGCGTTTCTCCGAGAAACAGCGAGTTAGCTTACCTATGTTGCATTTGTACAGAACGAGTTCCTCGATCGGTATGCCCTCGTTGCCTAAATTGGAGAAGGCCAAGCTCAAACTTGCCAAATTGGTGTTCTCACAACGAACATAAAGGCCTCTGTCACTGCCACGAACGCACACGCAAGGATAGACGTACTTGGATTCTTTGGGACATCTAAACCGTGGTCCGGGTGGAACGTAGCCGCCCATGATGGCAGGGGGCACGATCAAAACCCATAGTAACGGGAAAAGTATCATCTGCGGAACGAAACAATGCAGCATTACCGATTAATCTCTCATTCTTGTTGGTTGCCAACAAGAACGCCAATTCCGCCGATAAGAACTGTAACGGGAGCAAGCGCTGCAAATCGTAGAACTTTTGTTAGTCACGGCACTCGTGTTGTAATCGCGCTGTTTGGCGTGAAACGTGAGAAAGTTTTCCCAATGGTCGGTCGATCCTGCGTTAGATTCGCGCCTCGATAACGCGCTTACAGATACCATAAACCACGAGCCAATTAAACTTTTCCCTCGATTCGGAACGCGACCTTCCGATCGACCGTCTCGCCTTTCCATTTTCCCGCTTCTTTCAAAATCCGTGACGCATCCTTTCTAGAAACTTCCTCGTGGACTCTTGCTTTCTTGCGGTTGGAACCGCACCTAATCGAACGAGCAAGTCGCCAATGACAATGGTCTTTGTAGAACCGGTCGATTCCCGTTTGACGAACCGATTACGCGCATCGTCTCTTACGATATCGACTCCACCGAGCTCGCGAGCCTAGCTTCCAACTGCTAGAACACATTGTCATCCGAATAacgtaaaaaacacgtttacGAGCGTCTCGTAGACAAATCGCAGAAAGATGGACGTTTGGGTGTCTAAATAAGCGCAAATCACGGCGAGGCGCGACTAATTTGTTCGCGGATCGACGATCACCCGGAGGAGCCAGTAGAAACAAAGAAGTCGTAAAGAGACGAATGACCTCGTTGCCACTACTTCCTTGGTATACCGTCTTTACGAGGAATCGCGTGCAACCACTGTTACCCACGTATCGGTTTAGACAGAGTTTCTGCCTGACGATTTCGTCCACGAAGTTGCCGCGATCAAAGATAAACGAGATCTGTTCGCAGCAGATAatcgcgttaattaaatttttacgaGCTGCTGCAGTAGAAAGCTGCAATTTCGTCTTGTCGTACGATCGAACGTCGCTATGCAAATCTGAGAAGAGCGTGATAGATTATTATTGGCAAGGGAAGTGGGTGATCGCCACTGCATTCTCTGGCTGAAAGTGAAATGCCGCTCCCCGATGCGCGGTCGAACGCAAATCGTACTTTCGTTCGAATAGGTAAAGATCGACGTGGAAAAAAGTTGTTCGTCCTTTCCGTCGATGAattcgataaatgaaatttcataacgGCCACGATAAATAACAACGAATCCGCTATTCGACCAACGAGACGAATAAGATTTGTTTCGTCGATGAATCTTTCCTCGTTTCCGTCTGGTATCCGGTTAGAGGTAGCGTTCGTTGGAGCGTCTGGTCGCTCGGAGAGACAGAACGACAGAAATTCGGGATAAAAAGGCTAGAACCTACTTGGACAAGTACTTAGGAAAATGTAACCGTTCGATCTAGAAATTAGGCCTTTGATTAACCGTTAGATCGCGCGCAGGAGTTTGCCGTAAAGAGGATTCGCGAGAGGAAAGCGTGGGCTAGTAAAACGAGTATTCTTTATTTCGATCGATGCGTTAACGATGGCCTCGACCACGGACGTTTAAGGGGGTCAACGAGAAACGGGAGAATTCCGCGGTGTAATAAAAGATCCCATCAGCCAACAGCCTAAAATCTTACAACTGACTTTATAGCTAATTTTACAGCCTAACGTTTAAAAGGATGAACGCTCGCGAGGCCCACTGACCTGAGAAACGAGCAAGCGTGCTTTATTACGGTTCCAGTAATCTAGTAATTCAGCGAGCGAGGAGGTAAAGAGAAAAGCGGTGATCTAGTTTCGCCGCACGTTTATGCAACGATCGGAACATAATACGAGCCTTCCACGACCGAGCCGGTCGTAAATACGACGCGTAATATGGAAACGCGCTTTCTGTCAGGCGCCAGGCATCTTTTCCACAAAATTATGCAATTCGACGTCGAGCAAATGTACCGATAAATACGTTGTATAATAGGAAGTACAGAATTTTAGCGAAGCGATACAGGTTAGACGCGCGGCATATCGAAAACACTGTTGGTCCTTTCACTTCTCGCGAAGCGACCTTACCGGTGCAACGACAGCCAATGAACCGAATCATTTTGACTTCGAGCTGACGCTAAAAAAATTTCCTGCACCGGTTCTAATGACGTAATTTCGCGTTTGACACCTGATATTTCACGTCGCCCTTCTATCGATGTGAAATCGGAGAAATCCAAGAACGATGTCGAAAGTAAAACGTCAAAGAATGGCTCGAACCACGCTTGTACGTATTGTATTAATTCGAGGAGGCGTAAACAAGTAGCCGCGCGAATAATCGAGAAGAGATCTAAGCTCGTGAGAAGAAACGTTTCAGTTCCTCCGTCTCGGAAGGAGTAATTTATGCGcgaagaaaatacaaaaaccaCGCTCTACTTTCTGCGCCCAATTAACGTTGTTACGACAGCGTGGCAGGGGAAAACTCGAAACCTCtagaataatttttagaaTCGTCGGTGTCTCTTTCCCGCTCGTTCCTCATTTTCGCGTTCCTCGTTTTCGCGACGGGGAAGAGGGCGGTGGAAAACGACGTCACACGGAacttttcgttttttcctttccgCATCGACTACTTTCAAGGGTATTTTCGTTGAACCAGCTGTCCTTGCATAGCGAGACTCACCGACGACTAGCGTTAGAAAGAATTCCATCTCTTTCGAAGATAGCCAGCGATAGACAG
Coding sequences within it:
- the LOC126873480 gene encoding protein artichoke, translated to MILFPLLWVLIVPPAIMGGYVPPGPRFRCPKESKYVYPCVCVRGSDRGLYVRCENTNLASLSLAFSNLGNEGIPIEELVLYKCNIGRFYGPALYPLDVRVLRFVDTPLRLIEEHSFLGVNRTLQELYVINSTLEKFPRQALQILGNLSILSIVGHRISTLPMDSFADSIAAAKIEKLEISNGTLTSLPVEALAPLKKLKRLDLHDNEIKELKRNQFKGLRDTEYLDLSHNRINKLDGSHLADLTKMGWCNLSHNAISDLKRGTFARNSLLKVLNLSHNKIRKLDSNTFRGMRFLIRLYLSDNQINDVGRGTFGPVTRIGTIDLARNFIKKIDFQMFNQLQFAELLDVSENFVTVVEKLSFKDLYLAKINLSRNEISKIEPGAFENCVNITILDLSHNKLDNISRYSFDSATYATELRLSYNRFTAVNQVPLHNMTGLKVLNVSHNLIHSVPRQTFPKLYELHTIDLSHNNLSEIHNAVFQTLFSLRFLNLSYNSLEKIKPSTFGPLPTLLDLDMSYNQLNDIARGSLTRLPSCRSLSVRNNRLTKIFQLPISLGSLDFSENWLEEIPTMDVWPTMNALLSLDLSGNRLGDNLKHGSFENLLTLRTLNLQSNNMTRPPWEALSTLTSLQYLYMQHNQLTELGKSAFGRLPIVFELNLANNRISNVSTRAFEGLLQLLTLNLTSNKLIHIPNGAFQSLVSLRSLDLSHNKLERLDNKTHGLLDDCLSLERLNLSHNRISFITKKTFPNDPWIPYRLKEVDLSYNTMPVLTHELTVGTKKLQYLNISHNNINEIRRYVIGNLTAMRTLDLSYNEINDLSEPDIFDPPKNLTNLYLSHNRLTHVPLNKILPLAKLKILDVKSNSIGVFNDMFMKIIENSTKLQYNGNPLHCDCYVRPLKRWLNVHTEIPKEWSNVSCESPRFLANKLLTEVTEDLMACGQREVKEYPEFDITPDVKYRDIEYNEEDKSWKATWYVTSREDIGDFYVVVRESGSSKSAIEKDLVYSERSFKIPELQDSGTKYELCVLARDSEGNVKHFRSSQCRILAQHGLDSSTSRFAVNAFLILIAVSFGTLA